From a single Brassica napus cultivar Da-Ae chromosome C9, Da-Ae, whole genome shotgun sequence genomic region:
- the LOC106379576 gene encoding mitochondrial pyruvate carrier 3, whose product MATTKLQALWNHPAGPKTIHFWAPTFKWGISIANIVDFQKPPETLSYPQQMVITTTGLIWSRYSTVVTPKNWNLFSVSLATAATGVYQLTRKIKHDYASETGHVVAKE is encoded by the exons ATGGCAACGACGAAGCTTCAAGCTCTCTGGAATCACCCAGCAGGACCTAAGACAA TTCATTTCTGGGCTCCAACTTTCAAGTGGGGTATAAGCATTGCTAACATTGTAGACTTTCAGAAACCTCCGGAGACACTTTCATACCCTCAACAAATGG TGATCACAACCACTGGACTCATTTGGTCACGCTACAGCACTGTAGTCACTCCG AAAAACTGGAATCTTTTTAGCGTTAGTCTTGCTACTGCAGCGACGGGTGTATACCAACTTACTCGTAAAATCAA ACACGATTATGCATCTGAAACAGGCCATGTTGTTGCCAAAGAATGA